A genome region from Amblyraja radiata isolate CabotCenter1 chromosome 4, sAmbRad1.1.pri, whole genome shotgun sequence includes the following:
- the txnl4a gene encoding thioredoxin-like protein 4A, whose amino-acid sequence MSYMLPHLHNGWQVDQAILSEEDRVVVIRFGHDWDPTCMKMDEVLYSIAEKVKNFAVIYLVDITEVPDFNKMYELYDPCTVMFFFRNKHIMIDLGTGNNNKINWPMEDKQEMIDIVETVYRGARKGRGLVVSPKDYSTKYRY is encoded by the exons ATGTCGTATATGTTACCACATCTCCACAATGGTTGGCAAGTTGACCAGGCCATTCTGTCGGAGGAAGATCGCGTTGTAGTCATTCGTTTTGGTCATGATTGGGATCCAACGTGCATGAAGATGGATGAGGTGTTGTACAGTATTGCTGAAAAG GTGAAAAATTTTGCTGTTATTTATCTTGTGGATATCACCGAGGTACCAGACTTCAACAAGATGTACGAGTTATACGATCCATGCACCGTTATGTTTTTCTTCCG GAACAAGCACATCATGATCGATTTGGGGACTGGCAACAATAACAAAATTAATTGGCCGATGGAAGACAAGCAAGAGATGATTGATATTGTTGAAACCGTGTACAGAGGAGCTCGCAAAGGACGAGGTCTTGTGGTATCTCCAAAAGACTACTCCACAAAATACAGATATTGA